In Phlebotomus papatasi isolate M1 chromosome 1, Ppap_2.1, whole genome shotgun sequence, the following proteins share a genomic window:
- the LOC129809494 gene encoding connectin, translating to MPGRGLFVWLVVMVCLGAVTGFRDLNSSGKRYFRPNVCESDKHGMDAKIVCYCTTPGNKTADCWVNVHDLYEYDQTWSGFEINSDIRHLILTMAPNGQLNYLPMRALQYLHNLRSFSMSSANIPVIKAHTFSFLSQLDTISLINNQIVTLENYAFADLSRLRSLNMSFNQITFLDRNVFHKCRNLEVLYLTANNISSILDGAFSNLEKLDILKLDYNFISMITVDTFRGLDNLSTLGLIANYITMLEDNTFDNLRNLISLDLRQNAIQSISPRAFNGLTKLQYLNLEQNELKMLDSFIVQGLPNLLYLNLAKNLLTTFLLDEQSSLYSRFQKENTLFYINDNNLVCDCRLNWVFSLYGSTKSPIFKEALNSLQCELIKHDRTDFVYILRINLAELPCEYYASTTESFMQEYDRPRYTLRNHYYHSGSTMNVAQLFLLILTLPLVLH from the exons ATGCCTGGAAGAGGATTATTTGTGTGGTTGGTGGTGATGGTGTGCCTAGGTGCAGTGACAGGATTTAGAGATCTCAATTCATCGGGAAAGCGTTACTTCCGCCCAAATGTGTGTGAATCAGATAAGCACGGCATGGACGCCAAGATTGTCTGCTACTGCACAACCCCAGGGAATAAGACAGCAGATTGCTGGGTGAATGTGCATGATCTGTATGAGTATGATCAAACGTGGAGTGGCTTCGAAATCAACAGTGATATTCGACACCTGATTCTCACGATGGCGCCAAATGGGCAGCTAAATTACTTACCTATGAGAGCTCTGCAATACCTTCACAATCTGCGCTCCTTTAGCATGTCCTCGGCCAATATTCCAGTGATAAAAGCTCATACATTCTCCTTCTTATCTCAATTGGACACCATTTCTCTAATAAACAATCAAATTGTTACACTGGAGAATTATGCATTTGCAGATTTGAGTCGTCTGCGTTCTCTCAACATGTCCTTCAATCAAATCACCTTCCTCGATCGCAATGTTTTTCACAAATGCCGCAATTTGGAAGTCCTCTATCTTACGGCTAACAACATTTCAAGCATTCTGGATGGAGCATTTAGTAATCTTGAGAAATTGGACATTCTTAAGCTCGACTATAACTTCATCTCCATGATCACAGtcgataccttccgtggtctgGACAATCTCTCTACCCTTGGACTCATTGCAAACTACATTACGATGCTAGAGGACAACACATTTGATAATTTACGCAATCTCATTTCACTGGATCTCCGTCAAAATGCCATCCAGAGCATATCACCACGAGCTTTTAATGGACTTACGAAGCTTCAGTATTTAAATTTAGAGCAGAATGAACTGAAGATGTTGGACTCCTTTATTGTCCAGGGCTTGCCAAATTTACTTTATCTCAATTTGGCGAAGAATCTTCTTACGACATTCCTGCTGGACGAACAGAGTAGTCTCTATTCCCGTTTCCAGAAGGAAAATACACTGTTTTATATTAATG ATAACAATTTGGTTTGTGACTGCCGTCTTAACTGGGTCTTCAGTCTATACGGTTCTACAAAGAGTCCTATCTTCAAGGAGGCTCTCAATTCCCTGCAGTGTGAGCTTATTAAACACGATCGAACCGACTTTGTGTATATTTTGCGCATTAATTTGGCCGAACTACCCTGCGAGTACTACGCCAGCACCACGGAATCTTTTATGCAGGAATATGATCGACCCCGCTACACCCTCAGGAATCACTACTATCATTCAGGCTCAACGATGAATGTTGCCCAATTATTCCTCCTGATACTCACACTCCCATTAGTTCTTCACTAG
- the LOC129802346 gene encoding gustatory receptor for sugar taste 64e-like, producing the protein MACKLMRMLITKKPFIVLIFLTPVVSSSSIDPLAKGPIETFGRKPAEAFSNNFKYEYPWSYDGSFQEAIKKIIIMAQCFGVLPVIGVTSKSPSNMRFSWLSFRTIYSIVAFIATGFYTAIVVHYSLSSKIEFVKVVPVINYTSNFYILYAFIKLAKKWPALMEEWKKAEMSFSPSQNIQVKRYLKKKIYIMIIGVMGYCLVDHALSLATLVHYINVCPKKGDPMSSLFKQEFAQLFSYTKYSLEKAICAQVINLINVLVANYMDCFVMVISIGLSTGFKKINNQLVAYKGKVVSEEFWQKHRSAYRRMCDLCETVDNHISHITLVSFSNNLFYICVQLLNSLNTKDSITQMFYFWFSLIFLLVRTLGISLYAAEINEEAKVPIQIFRVVPRESWCLEVKRFYEEVTNDTIALSGMKFFYLTRRLVLSVAGTIVTYELVLLQFNQDEEIKNTDRCRPIEMA; encoded by the exons ATGGCGTGCAAATTGATGAGGATGTTGATAACAAAAAAGCCATTTATCGTTCTTAT ATTTCTTACACCGGTTGTAAGTTCATCTTCAATTGATCCCTTGGCAAAGGGTCCTATTGAGACCTTTGGTCGAAAACCTGCAGAAGCTTTCTCAAACAACTTCAAGTATGAATATCCTTGGAGCTACGATGGAAGTTTTCAGGAAGctataaagaaaattatcataATGGCTCAGTGCTTTGGAGTATTGCCCGTAATTGGTGTTACTTCGAAAAGTCCTAGTAATATGAGATTTTCTTGGCTCAGTTTTCGGACAATTTACAGTATCGTCGCCTTTATAGCCACTGGGTTCTATACAGCGATTGTAGTACATTACAGTTTgagttcaaaaattgaatttgtgaaaGTTGTTCCAGTCATTAACTATACATCGAATTTTTATATACTTTATGCCTTTATAAAACTGGCTAAGAAATGGCCAGCACTGATGGAAGAGTGGAAAAAGGCAGAAATGAGCTTTAGTCCCTCTCAAAATATTCAGGTGAAAAGATATCTGAAGAAGAAGATATATATTATGATAATTGGCGTGATGGGATATTGTCTAG TTGATCATGCTCTTTCTCTGGCCACCCTCGTGCACTACATTAATGTCTGTCCAAAGAAGGGTGATCCTATGTCATCTCTGTTCAAACAAGAATTCGCCCAACTCTTCTCATACACCAAGTATTCATTAGAAAAGGCAATCTGTGCTCAGGTTATCAACTTGATCAACGTATTAGTGGCAAACTACATGGATTGCTTCGTGATGGTAATCAGCATAGGGCTGTCGACTGGATTTAAAAAGATAAATAACCAATTGGTGGCCTACAAAGGTAAAGTGGTATCAGAGGAGTTCTGGCAAAAGCATCGATCTGCCTATCGACGGATGTGTGATCTTTGTGAGACTGTTGATAATCACATAAGTCATATAACTCTTGTGTCTTTCTCCAATAATTTATTCTACATTTGCGTCCAACTTCTCAACAGTTTAAA tACCAAAGATTCCATCACTCAAATGTTCTACTTCTGGTTCTCCTTGATCTTCCTTCTTGTTCGCACTTTGGGCATATCTCTCTATGCTGCGGAGATAAATGAAGAAGCCAAAGTACCTATACAGATATTTCGGGTGGTTCCACGAGAATCCTGGTGCTTAGAGGTCAAGAGATTCTACGAGGAAGTGACCAATGATACCATTGCCTTATCTGGAATGAAGTTTTTCTATCTAACGAGAAGACTCGTACTTAGTGTAGCTGGAACAATCGTCACCTATGAGCTGGTTCTCTTGCAGTTCAATCAGGacgaagaaataaaaaatactgACCGCTGTCGTCCAATTGAAATGGCATAG
- the LOC129802418 gene encoding gustatory receptor for sugar taste 64f-like: MFVMSINIGLSSVLRQFNTRLKLVEGKCMPVAFWAQQKKDYQLLCGLIEMMDRTLAHIIVQSFLSNLYYICVQLLNNLNNMEPWTYSVYFWFSLFYLIGRTIGMCLFGAEIHTESRKPALILRKIPTEGWNVETERFLELINNQCVSLTGNGYFFITRPFLLSLTGTIVTYELVLMQFNESGTLDSPSSDPCE, translated from the exons ATGTTTGTGATGTCCATCAATATTGGATTGTCCTCAGTTTTGAGACAATTTAATACTCGGCTGAAGCTTGTGGAGGGAAAGTGCATGCCTGTGGCTTTCTGGGCACAGCAGAAGAAGGACTACCAATTGCTATGCGGTCTTATTGAGATGATGGATAGGACACTGGCACATATAATTGTTCAGTCATTTCTTTCCAATCTATACTACATTTGTGTCCAGCTCTTGAACAACCTCAA CAATATGGAACCATGGACTTACAGTGTATACTTCTGGTTCTCACTCTTCTACCTTATTGGTAGAACTATTGGGATGTGTCTGTTTGGGGCTGAGATTCACACAGAATCCAGAAAGCCCGCTCTCATTCtgagaaaaattcccacagaaGGATGGAATGTTGAAACTGAGAGATTCCTCGAGCTCATCAACAATCAATGTGTATCCCTGACAGGAAATGGATATTTCTTCATAACCCGTCCATTCCTTCTCTCA CTCACCGGAACAATTGTGACTTACGAACTTGTTCTCATGCAATTCAACGAATCCGGTACTTTGGACTCTCCAAGTTCCGATCCTTGCGAATAA